TCCGCCCTTCGTCCTCTCAATCCCCCAAGCATTTAATTACTTGGAgtgcacataataattattagggataatatcattttaatttagcataattatatataaatttttgtaatttgaaaaattgtatttagcatagtataaatattagatataatttcgcataattacactaaatctcataaaagaggatgtaattattcctaattattatatagCCATTACTCCCATAAAATCCATTTATAACTTGccattgattaattatattgtacgTGCATGTACCATTTTCCATACCACCACTGTTGTTGAAGTGAAAAATGTATTGAGTGGATTTTGATTGTACATGGCAGAAAAAAACATAACCATTTACCTCATGAGGCTGAGAGGTAGATGGTTCAGGCAGCTAGCTGGCTACTGTTTTCAGACTATGTAGAGATGGGGCAGACCTAATTTTGGAGGTGGTGGTGTGTGCGACAAATTCTGAAGCAATGGAGAGGACTGACAACCAATAAAAGTTTAAGTATTGAATCAAATGgattatatagtaaatataatatacatatttatcttgtaattgaataattagTCATTTTTCTGCAAATTGTCCCAAGAATTCAGGGCCTCGATAATAGTAGAAGAAGAGTAATTAAGGACATGTTTGGAACTTGGGATTGAGAATTGAGGTACAATGATAGACTTCAGACCGCACACGGTGTAGGGTTAATTATAGATCAGAACCCTCTGACCCCTCGGCCCAACTCGTTATATGATTTGGGCTTTTCAACTAGGCCCAAATTCTGGCCTCCTGATAACAAAATTGTGATTGGTATTGGCATAgaaataagtaatttaataaagaagaaagcaGAAGAAATCAGCATCATCTGGGCGGTTGTGATGGATAAGATTTGGTATCGTCATGCTTACTAGTTGGTATGTCTGAATAGCAAAATAACTCGTTTTGATATGTCTGATTAGCAAAAgaactattattataacatatatatatatatatatagagagagagagagagatagcgTGCTATTTACATACTGAAATTTCAACTTCACAAGCAAGACAAAAGGTTGATGAAGTTAGTATTGGAAGAAGGGTTGTTGGTTGCAAGCTGTGGAGGTCCAAATTTTGAAAGGGGAGGAAGAGGGAACATAGTTGACACAAGTGCAGTAGCAGCTAATGATTTATTGCATCTACCGATCAACATCAGATGGAAAAATGGTGTGGCCGGGATTTGGATATCATCATTAATCATACCCATTtcaaaccaatatatatacatatgtagcTGCATAAATGCAGACATTAATGCTATTCTTAATTCCTctcacatcatcatcataatgcCCTCCCAACAATTCTGCTACCCAATTTTAAGGTCCTTTGTGCCATAAATATTCCCTAGCTAATGCTATcaaatgacattttttttccaagtatcaaattaatatatgtatatatatatatgtaattattgtaaaattagaATAAGTATTTAACACGTATTGATCCCAAAACTTAATAGTCGTCTAACAATATCTACTCATGACAGTCtactgtaaaaaaatattttatttatgatctttcattttaaaagtatttataattttttaacaataaaaaaaattataattataaaatttgaaagcaGTTACTCTAATTTAAAGAAGCactattattttgttgaacAGCATTAGTTAATTGAGTATAAATAGAGTAGcaagttgaataaaaaatgaggcATAGGTGGGGCGAATTCAAGTTTGTCCATATTCAACTTGGCCCCCCTCTCTCTACAAAGTCAAATATTTCAACTgctctttttaattattcaaacttaACACTCATTAACgccattattattatatatctttcgattttcttctctttttttactGGTTAAAACTTCATGATCATACATTTCgtgtttaatgaaattaaatgtataaaaatactaaaagatCAAGAGAGtactaattacatattttaagtATCGGCAGAGCTACCAACgatttttgcaataattttgaacagaaaaaatattcctagtcacaaacaaattattaaatacctcgaatttagtaaataattcaAGATTCCGTACACAAAGGTATCTTAATGTAGATTTCAAGACCATAATATGAGTTAACTTTAAGCCTTTAATAATCCATCATTCAtgacattattaattatatctaataaataatagtagtCGTGTACTAAACTCATGGAGAGTCTAGTCTGGCACCTTAAACGGGGATTGTGGAGAACTTAGCATAAACACGCAATCCAAAAACTGTAAGCTGTCAGTTAGGTGCgaaaattctaatataaatTGAGTCAGATTGAatccaaataaattgtataattgacgtacttaaattttcaattacataattataattaatttaattttgttaaatttgatttggataaaaaaaatttgtaaagtaGTTGAAATTGCTTTCAAACTTAAAGTAAATCTATTAATCATCATTAggggaaaataaataaaaattctccaCTTTAATTTTGTCTCTCACTGGAAAGACAAGAATCAAGTCAATCTTTCATCCATACTCCATAAAGGTCTAAAGGAGGCTTCTTTACATATTGGCCCcgcaagaacaagaaaaacttGGACTCAGGAAAATCCACCAAGCCTTTATAAACTTCCATTTTCCATGTAGGAAAAACCACCTGTTGATCATCAAGATTGGTtccttcattatttatttttctttgtgcGTGTGTTTTTTGCCCATCAAAATCTcctctttttgtgttttttgctCTCTTTTTAATGAAGAACATCTGGCTTAAACTTTaataagagagagaaagagagaggtaCTGACTACTTGTACCGTTGGCGGCTGACACCTaagttagagagagagaagaagaaaaattctgAGGATTCACAACAGATCTGGGGCCGTTAGTGAAGTTTGCTTCATTTCGTTTGGGTCCCTGAACTGAGCAAGTTGTTTGTTCTTTGTGCATGTgctggggaaaaaaaaaaaaatggaagctTCAGGTGTGGGTTTGAAGTTGTGAGCTATTTACTTGAGTTATAACAAAGATTTCAAGTTCTGTTTGTTGGAGGCTTTCTGCGAATTTCGATGGGGATCTGCTTGAGCAATCAGATAAAGGCTGAGAGCCCTTTTCATACTGGGacaggtatatatatattctgaatcatctttaacttttttcttgtattgatTTGAAGCGGTGAACaatactttcattttttattttcttttggctGAGAAATGAAGCATAGGATGAACCCACTCCCACTGTTACAATCTTGTTGATTTGTTTTCAAAGTACTGAAGTAGAAATTGCGACAGCTATATGAACCCATGTTGTTGATTGTATCATCTATATCATccatttttgtataataatcGGCAATTGCGTTGTTTGATTGGAATTCTCAAGCAGCTGAAATTTTTGGTCGCTGCATTTTTGtcgaatatatataaaattctacGCAGAAAGAATCAAATGGACTTGAGAGCGGAAGAGCTATACGGTAGATTTCCTCTTGGatgtttttctatttgtaGGCCACTGAATCTGATATATTATTCCATATATCATACGCGTATGAAAGATATACCTAGCTCCAAAGGGTTTATATACCTAGCTCCAAAGGGTTTATACATTCATTTAGAAATGCTTGGTACTAGTAATCTTCAATTTGTGCTGTACAATCTCGTGAATTTATGATATGTTCTGATCCTGATGGATAATGTACATAGGTGTGAATTCGTCTAAAATGGTAAGCGGGGATGGGACCGAGTTAAGTAATTCAGTCAGCAAGGCATCTTCTGCATCTGTACCTCCAACCCCTCGAACTGAAGGTGAAATATTGCAGTCGTCCAACTTAAAGAGCTTTACTTTCAGCGATCTTAAAGCGGCCACAAGAAACTTCCGTCCTGACAGTGTCTTAGGGGAAGGAGGTTTTGGTTCTGTTTTCAAAGGATGGATTGACGAATCTTCACTGGCAGCATCAAGACCTGGTTCTAGCATGGTTGTAGCTGTTAAGAGGCTAAACCAAGAGGGCTGGCAGGGGCACAAGGAATGGTTGGTATGTAAAATTCATCCCTATAATCTTTAATAATTTCCATCAGAAGGacgaaaattttgttttcttggaaGGTTGATCATGGATAGTTGTTGGTATTTTCACTTAGAATTTACTTAACTGAGTCAATCAACAAATTGAATCGCTCATTGCCATTAATGTCTATCATGTAGTAAAGAAACTCTTCAGTTGATTGCAGTAGCATGTTCGACGGACACTTGAATTTCCATTTCTGACTATTAAGTTTCATCATGCATAGATAGAGTTGTTTCACGTGTAAAATGATCTCCTTACTGTAAATGCTTCTTTTCTCATAACAGGCTGAGATCAACTATCTAGGGCAGCTTCGTCATCCTAATCTTGTGAAATTGATTGGTTACTGCTTAGAGGATGACCACAGACTTTTGGTATACGAGTTTATGCCAAAGGGTAGCATGGAGAACCATCTATTCAGGAGTGAGTTCAGCATTATCTGCTATAGATAGCCTAATATAATCTGTGTACATTTTAGATTGCTgttatagaaatataaaaatgttttCAACCACCTGAAAATCTAGTGATAGAGTGATTCCATGATGAACTAGGAGGATCTTACTTCCAGCCACTTTCCTGGAGCAtaaggatgaaaattgcaCTTGGTGCTGCAAGGGGCCTTGCCTTTCTTCATGGCGCTGAAACCCAAGTAATATACAGGGACTTCAAGACTTCTAATATCCTGCTTGATTCGGTATGTATTTTCAGCATATGCCCCTCCCTTGCTTCAGAAGTATCATCGTAATTAAGCCTTCTTCACTAGAATAACAGTTTTTATTTGTAACTGGGTGCTTCCGATGGATTGATTTGTTATCCGTGCTTCTTGATTCACAGAACTACAACGCCAAACTATCAGATTTTGGGTTGGCCAGGGATGGGCCAACTGGTGATAAGAGTCATGTCTCTACACGAGTCATGGGAACTTATGGATATGCTGCTCCAGAGTATCTATCCACAGGTATAGATGACACGGAATTACCACCTGAAATTTCTATGTCAAGAAAATAGATAAGAGTTACTCTGCAGTATCATCCAAATGATGCTCATGAAATTAGCTCTTATGACTTATCCCCCAGGCCTTAAAATAGCAGTGcttattctttttatcatttgattatatttcttttcctaaTTAACCAAACTTCCTTGTATGTTAGGTCATTTAACTGCCAAGAGCGATGTATACAGCTTTGGTGTTGTTCTCCTGGAGATTTTAACTGGTAAGAAAGCAATAGACAAGAATCGCCCAACCGGCGAACATAATCTGATTGAGTGGGCAAAACCCTACCTGACCAACAAACGTAGAATATTTCGTGTTCTGGATGCCCGTCTTGAAGGACAGTACACAGTGGGTCGAGCTGTGAAGGCAGCCAACCTGGCTCTTCAATGCCTAAGCATGGATGCCAGGTCAAGGCCAAACATGGATGAGGTGGTAATAGCTCTGGAGCAGCTCCAGGAATCGAAGGACACTACtttgaaaaatgatcaaaaggACCACCGGCTAAATCGGCATAGCCAATCAAATGGTGGACCTAAGTCCTGTAGAAGCAGTACTGAAGAAACTCAAGCGGCATCGGCTTATCCCAGACCTTCAGCCTCTCTTTATGCATAAACTAGTTGCGAACTTATTGCCTAATTGCGGGAGAAACACATCTGTACTTCTATATTTCTGAAGCTTGTACAGTTTTTCCTCTTAATATTCTGTAATGCATGCATTTGTAAACTATAGAGTTATTAACTGCTTCACAGTTGCCGATTTTCGTGCTGTCTGGAAAATGTTCCAAGATATTCGAGCTCTGTTTTGGTTAACTGGAAACTGTGACTTAGTCCAAAGATCAAgattttgatgttttatttatctaaagaATTTATGTTTGTGCGTGTCTGTGTGTTGGCTCTACCATCTCTGCACAATCACCTCACAGCCACAATTTCCAATCATCCTGCCAATTCCCTTTTGGAAGCAGAAAGGAAGGCTGACTGTGACTGGCTTAAGCTTTTCGAGGATTTTGACATTAGTAAACAGATTGGCTGCCTGCCATGATGACTATGAAATTGCGGTCAAGAGTAGAGTTGCTGGTTGTAAATCTTGGACAGGGGTGAAGGGTTCATGATATCAAGCAAAGAGATGTGTattgatttctttatttttgtgggAGTAGGAATTAGGAGAGGAAGTTGTTTATTGGGCTGCGTAGACTTTGCTTCACGCTTGATTTCAACTCCAAAATGAAGTGGGAAGACATGGTCAAACAAGAATGCTCCTCACCTCATCCTCATGTTCTAGAAGTAAAGGTTGCTTTGGGATTATTGTAATGGTATGGGTTTTGACATTTGAGGTGAAACGTCGTAATCGCATCAGTTGCAATTTGAGACATAGCCACCAAAAGTATTCAAAGGGTCTCCAAGTGGATTAGTTGAAGATTAATCATCATAATTCTTCCACTTGCAATCATTCCGGATCCAGATTCACCAATTACATCTGTTGAGAAAATGGGAAGTTATTCTTATAGATCAGCTTCAGCACAACCGACAAGCCGTCTTAGCTCAGCCGGTAGAGCGCGTGGCTTTTAACCACGTGGTCGTGGGTTCgattcccacagacggcgaaTTTTGATGTTTAGGAGGTGAATTGGTGTTTACCTATCAAACTGGGTTTATGGAAATGCTAAATTCCAAATTAGGGTGTTTTGTGGATGAGGAGGTCCAGTCCAGTCCGGTCTAGTAGAATAACTAGTCTTCTCTTGGGCCTCTCTTGAAAGCAACTCCAAATCATCAATTCTAGTATAATTTTGTTGGGCTTAATTGTTTATACCTTTCCATTTGCAAATCAAATCTCAAAGCTCAGTCAGAGTGAGCTTCACTATTACTCacagtaaaaattatttttgtgttgaattttggtattattatcaaattgatACATcagtttttataaataatctaattgatATTCGAGtctttttgataaatatcAGATTGAGTATACGAGTTTTTGCAAATACTTGAATTGAGTATACGATATTTATCAGATTGAGTATACGACATTTATCATGGTACATTCTATGAGTTAAAATGTTTAGTTGTGTGTGGAGGCGGACGAGGTTGCAATTGCATCCCCTTTCTGTTCTACCACCgctttttatttgtaaaagaaGGTTTCGTTCTTCAAAGGCATTGATTCTACTTTTAGTTTttcatacaaatatatatatcttgtaagAATCCTAAGCCCACGACCACATTTCATCCACTCAACCCTAACCTTTTCATCAATATAAGAACATATTCTTTGGGTTATGTTCTAAATTTCAACTCACAAATCTAAGACTTTGGCACCAATCCAAGTTGCCAAAAAACGCACATTTTTTCTCACAACTCGGCTGCCATTCGTTTCAATAATTGACAAGTTAACATGATGTCTTGTTATGACTATGAGgtcatgaattttaatttcactactgggtattcattattttaataatagttgtttGTTAGTTAgataattatagatttttttttcttttttaatgataacAGTCGATAATTATAGAGttgtaatgaattttactaaatagAAAGAGATGAAATAATGTGTGAGTGGGgatattaatacaattaatactGCATTTTTGTTGATGGAGAAGTCTTAGTACTCTGAATGTAGTAGagtgaatattatatataggttAGAATCATAGTATGAGATTTAACTTTACGAATGGTGTACAGGTAGGAAAGCCAATGGTCCTTTACATCCTTAATTTTAGGTgttgtatgtaattttttggggAAATTTTTGCTCGGATCAGGCTCAaccaaatatgaatttaattatatggaaaatataatacacttgtcatgtgattgatgtaaagtgatcaatcacagAATAAGTATGATGTGATTGAATTGATTCGACTAAATCAGGTTGGGACAAGAATTTTCTAATTTGGAGACTTAATTTGCAGTGGAAGATGAGGAATAAAATCCTTGAATTCTCTTTCTTCCTTGTTGGGGAAACCAAACACCATCTCTGACCACATTTCCCTTTGAGATTGACCAAActactttatttaattaagtccatgcatgcatgtgtccaaatatagttattatttaattagagaCGTAGGTAAATTGGGTTGAATAGGATAGCAGGCATATCAAaccacaaataattaattaaccatCACAAATATCATAAAACCAATTTCGACTATAAATGAATTACTGCCATCAGTTGATGATATATTCACATTCGAGGCTTTGatattcaaatgaaaaataaataattgaatccAATTAGTTTGAGTAGGTTCATCTTTCCAGTTCCAATAAAGGGAGGGTTGGAGTCAGCATCTAGTAAAGAAGCAATTAAAGAAACGGGTGGAGAGTAATGCGACTTTAAGTGTATTTGCAGAATGTAGCTACCCTAACTTTccctttttaactttttcagaTCATTAGATATTGGGGTCAAGTTTCTGTGGCAATGGCAAAGAAATGCAGAGGAGTCGTCACATATCAAAACGCGTTATCTGCTTTAGAACCGACAACTTCATCAAAATCACTACCACTGTTTTTGCCCAAAAATAACAGtaattatgtgtaattaatcAAAGGTAAACAATGCATCTATatatttgcttcatttttaagaAGGAAATAAATACTAAAGTAAATAATGATGGGTGGGTGAAAGTGAAAGGAAAAACAAGGGtagatacatacatacatacatacatacatacatattgaATGGGACAAGAACAAAGTTATGGcaataaaaacagaaaaagtaGAGAAGAATTAGTGAAAGACATTGGCAGCAGAGCAGCACATGAATTTCTGCATGTCCACAATTTCTCTGACCCGGATCCACTATTTTATACCACCGCAATCAAATCAGCCGACTCTTATTTCTTATTTCTGGATTctaaatcttataattttttgttttttaaaaaaaaagggcagAATAGAAAGTTGGAAAGTGGAGAAGCAAATGGGAAAGTGAAGTGTTTTGGTGCATTGTAGTGTTTGGATTGTTTAAGATAGAAATAGAATGAAGATTGTTGTGAGGAGAAATGTTTTGTTATCTTGCCCAAACCAGAATCAATGAATCAATCAATCACAAAATCCATATCTGAATTAATAGCATTGCCCATCTCTCTCCACTTTTACCATTCTTGTCAAACTAAAAACACAAGGAATTAGGAATTAGGAATTAGCTCTTTTCTTTGGATGATTGGTCAATTACACCATTTCCATCAATTCAAATTGCACCAACACATAAAAGAGGCAAACTCAAACATTTTcatcaatacatatatatatatatattattaggtAGTGAGGAGTATCCATTACACTATAGATAGTTCGAAGCTGCGGGCTACATttccttttaactttttcctGCAGCCTCTTCAGCCTCCTACGATGccccctttttccttttttctttcaactttttaCCAACACaactaaaaaggtaaaaagcAGCAAACCCATTTTCAAAGTGGTAAAAAAGACACACTTGCACACTTTTTTCTAACCCTATATAGTAAAAGTAAATTTCTACTCCCTCCCACTAtatgtttttgcttttttaaaCCCTTGTTGTACTACTTTCTATCTTCAAATTTCTTCCcgggaaaaaagagaagatttGAAGGCGGGACGTGGGTTTTAGACCCTGAAATTTTTGCCCACGAAGGTCTGCCCAAACTGCCAATTAGCGGGTGCCACGTTCATGGAAGTTGATTTGCGACCGTCGCTGGCTGTCACCCTAAATGACAGGGCCTGCCCCACTATATCAGCGTTGGATTGCCAATTCTGCCCCCAGTTGCGGCTCATGGGCAGCCACTGGGTGTTCGCACCCTTGATGCTCAGGCGCACGATGTCCCCTGCACCCCCCACGTTGGTGACCAGGACCAAGTTGAAGTAACGGAAACCGTTGATTGTGAATCTGATCCCACCTTGTTTTCTGCACGGTATCCTGTGAAATCCAAGACAAACACAAGCAAATTAAAAGAAACCCATCAAAGATATGTGCCGTAAGAGACCCTAAGTGGACCGGTAATTCCGGTGGCATGGACCATTTTTAGGCGCGGCTTTTAACGTAGGTGTGTGTGGGCCCCAGGCAGCGCGTGGGATACCGTGGGACGGGCTCAGGGTTTCTCTGAATTCGAAGCACGCCATTCCATATTACCCCGGCAACTATTACCCAGGCGTTCAATTACATTAATGCCCTCCTCATAGATACACCTCAAGGGACCACATAATTAccctttttaattaatgtagtgtatataataaagagCGAAGGAGGGCACTCTATGCATCGTGCAGCAAGTGGGCCTACTTAA
The nucleotide sequence above comes from Sesamum indicum cultivar Zhongzhi No. 13 linkage group LG11, S_indicum_v1.0, whole genome shotgun sequence. Encoded proteins:
- the LOC105174451 gene encoding probable serine/threonine-protein kinase PBL9, with product MGICLSNQIKAESPFHTGTGVNSSKMVSGDGTELSNSVSKASSASVPPTPRTEGEILQSSNLKSFTFSDLKAATRNFRPDSVLGEGGFGSVFKGWIDESSLAASRPGSSMVVAVKRLNQEGWQGHKEWLAEINYLGQLRHPNLVKLIGYCLEDDHRLLVYEFMPKGSMENHLFRRGSYFQPLSWSIRMKIALGAARGLAFLHGAETQVIYRDFKTSNILLDSNYNAKLSDFGLARDGPTGDKSHVSTRVMGTYGYAAPEYLSTGHLTAKSDVYSFGVVLLEILTGKKAIDKNRPTGEHNLIEWAKPYLTNKRRIFRVLDARLEGQYTVGRAVKAANLALQCLSMDARSRPNMDEVVIALEQLQESKDTTLKNDQKDHRLNRHSQSNGGPKSCRSSTEETQAASAYPRPSASLYA